The Nicotiana tomentosiformis chromosome 9, ASM39032v3, whole genome shotgun sequence genome contains the following window.
ggaattgtaaaagatcgacttccacttacttgagttttggtaggatacttgaccgttaataggaATTGTGCTTCCTTGTGTATTAGCTTTGTAATAACtcttaaatcggatgttcataaagtatcctctcttcttatggtacgggccgaatgccttggcagtagatagatgcatctatggttcgtgccactcgatcctcggtagtgtacacattattctggattgggccgtacgacctcagcaggaatcgtgcgtaataatactcAGAGcttaattatacttgatattatttgatgGCTCTAgaggttataattatttaatgacATAAATTGACTTGGGGtttactattagtgaaagaattatttattcactacttgttattgagttattattatttacgTAACCCACGCTTATTTAGAATTTTTTGTactttattgttagcccatagtaagtatcaaagtcgacctctcgtcactacttcttggaggttagactagatacttaccgggtacatgttgtttatgcactcacgctacacttcttcactaactgtgcaggatctgaggtaggtgcatctggcagttaTACCGGTGCGCACCCCCGTTTccctgaggcatagtggtgagctgctttctgagccgttctgcaacacctagagtctctcttttgtatctattttctgtctactttatttcagacaatagttagagttttgtatattctactagttgctcatacactagTAACACCAGGACTTGGTACACACACTAGTATACtgtatggttttggagtatttatatcaCTATGAATGCCCACTCTGTGGCGttcgttttattttattaaattttctactccttaatttcttaataaatgaaatttaattacttggtaacttattaaaaagagaattcacatggtcaattactgttggcttgcctagcggcgacgttcggcgccatcacaacctataggaggaaatggggtcgtgacaaccaACACGAGTAggctacaaaacagtccactataaGTGGAATAAAACAAACTCACGGCTACcaatcaccatcccgtgagttctaactattagaaaatgaatTTGTCAACCTTCTTTGagatttaaaagcttaaatacagcaAGTGGGAATTTTCTTAACtttgaagtaccttccaaaactcaaactacaaagaaaaggagaggcggtataatgatacttatgTCGTAGGGATCATTCTAATGTTattgcttcttgatttcgtacccgagaTGTTAATCCTTTTTGAAACCCTTGTATAAAGCTTAAGGGTAAGTTTGTAGGTCTTATTTGGTCGTGGTCGgtggaaaaatgaagaaatagatGACATAAGGCATGTATATATCCACTTTTGAAAattcaaagaggtgctagcttggcaccctagcattggcccttcttcagacgcttatatcattttatccggatgtcctatgaatgaacggttaaaagagttggaaactaaattccaaaacCTTCAATATGGTATATCATATGTCCCGAAAATATCTCATATATCACACAAAATGTGTTGCCCAAAAAGcttcgttacaaggcaaatccttagtcggttttttcgcaactttaatccgattcttcccaaacattatattttatatccaaacatcatatatagtcatattatgactttagaattatttaaatcattATTAACAAGTATCATATTCAATATACGTCATCTTGAGATGCACATGATGTAACAATCTCCCgccttagaaacattcatcctcgaatgttaaactcccagagatctatagaaatttttgtagagtctcctctgtaatggtactactaccaacctgtcACACAGAAAACCCAAAATTACAAAGCCACAcggggccacaatcatcaataataccaatgacctcacacgaccaatgatagTAACTAATATAAGAATCTAATATTGTATACGCACCTAAAGGCTGCGATGTCTCAGTCTCCTCCTCCTCCAGaagcggaaacaagtgaggatagctagacttcatgtcttcttcagcttcccaagtcatctcctccacaatCTTTTTTCTCCTAAGTACTTTAATCGAAGCTACAtacttagttctcaatctccgaacttgtctatctaatatagcaatgggagcttcctcatatgatagatgctctgtgacctgaacatcatcaactAGACCGACACTAGATGGATCTCCGATACACTTATGGAGCATAGACACAAGAAATACTGATGTACggactccaagttggaaggcaagtctaactcatatgctacctggcctactctaCGTATGATTTTATAAGGTCCAATATACTGACGGCTAAGCTttctgtaaggccccgtacaaagtttaaccaaaaactcggggtttcgtggtgccaagttagattcctgcgtTGTTATAGTAGAAATTATTCACCGCTCGCAAGCTCACCGcggttcgaactttttggattgaacagtaccctacggacttagaggaaaatgtttggTAGAAGAACgtgtttctgcggcccattatgcggccacataatcactctgtggaccgcataatggtcgtagagtgaagcagaaaattggccaatttgaggtcagctttgcagtcgattatgcgatcgcataatcactatgcggaccgtatatcggtcgcataatccctctttgGTTTTTGTGGAGGGaattctgtggtgcattatgcgatcgcagaacaagtatgcggaccgcatactggtcgcatacctgggccaaaaattcaggcccctgagggccatttctgcggtcactttgcggaccgcataaccattatgcggttgcatatgcgaccgcagacctgtgtcggggcaccctttttcttaatttaaaacccgacccctattccgttaaaacacccctttagcctattttgaagctcatttatgatatttctagagtgagatagagagggttctagagggagggcctaattttcatcaattaatcttcaaccatcactcaaagcttggaaatattcaagtagagcaccaaatgcTTCATCCAAAAGGGAAAGACTTCATcccccaaacttttaattttaaacatagctataatggggtactagtgtgatacttcatgggtatgagggtggtttatcttgcatgcatgtatgatAAAGAGTGTGCGGggaaaagtgagctagaaccatgaacgttttcctaattctgggttcaatttgtatattgctaaaatagattgaggttgctaagggttccggataattgtagagtctaaagaagcgcaattgaggtatgtatggctaactctcttcttcttagaatcgaactccttgtgtccgaataattggtgtaagttccaaattgatcatactagaattgtttgccttagtgtgttggattgaacgatttatgttccctaattattttagatggttaccatgtcatcatgctacttGAAAACgttattatgattttccaagttccttcccttatgtgcgcaatgccttatgtgatggtacttatcgacatgaattatGATGTTATTTtaacgaataaaaagggaaagccttgaattgtaaaatgttcccaagtgccaagaactacttaataaatgaggttgtttgtgccatgtaacgaaagatgggaaagaaatgtgaattgagtgaacaattgaaagaggttatgtctcaagtgagatggcttagccgatcgggacgagatcggatgccatgcaaTACACATGGTTGCATTCATGttagaattattgatttacattgtggatatggatatgtctcacttgagatggcttagccggtcaggacgagaccggactccgtgtaaaaacatggtggcattgtgagttgtggctttggcactaaagattattaacctaaaaagatggaaagattgaattggaaactatgtgatccttacttggtgtttctttgtatttttgtgaagtacttattgattattatgactgccttctctttgtttcactgttcattctactaaaattggtgtttgccttatactagtactattcgatagtaataacgtcccttttgccgggggcgctacatctttgaatggatgtaggtggtttcatcgcagatagtgccgatcacagatagtggtgctctcccttACACTCATCACAACAGTCTTGAAGTCCTTCTTTTGTagaagttttcacattttgaggtatagccagggccttgttgccggcattgtcatgttggtcttttgtatcattagaggctccgtagacgtttatgtgggttgTTTATGGGTATCGGTGTGGTCACTGGACTAAGTTGTATTTTgaaaacttaactatggcataatgtatataatgaaaaatggacTAGCAACGTTTATGCATGTATATCTGATCTCTTCCCTATTTAGCAGACGGTAACGCGTCCTCTTTGCGGATCATGAATGAGTCTGGTAGGGaaggtctaataggcttgctcgaccgggttcactcggttgagcaccggtcatcAGTGATACCTTTAGCAATACCCAGTTGTCTACCTAAAATTCCAAacctcgtcgtcgattatctgcataggacttctgacaactctgagttgctaatagcctttctcgtataagcttaatcttctcaacttcctgttgtaccaactatggtcctactaacttagtttccccaacattgAACCATTCAATAGGTGACAACACTTccatccgtaaagagcttcgtatggagccatctgaatgctggaatgatagctattattatatgcaaactcaacaaGCGGAAGATGATCATACtagctacccctgaagtctatcacacaacaCTAtagcatatcctcaagtgtctaaaTAGTATGCTCAGGCTGACCAtctatctggggatgaaatgttatactaagacttacctaagttcccaatcctttttggaaggacctccggAAATtggctgtaaactgagcacctctatctaagataatagatatagggacaccatgaaatcatactatctccttaatataaagccttTCATAATCCTTTGCTGAATACATAGTCCTGACAGGCAAAAAATGGGATGATtttatcaacaatcacccatatagaatcgaacttacgctgggtacgagataagcctatgatgaaatccttattaattacttcccatttccaagtcggaatctctatagcctataataatccactgggtttctaatgctcaatcttaacctgctaaAAATTAGGGCaatgagcaacaaactctgctatatccttcttcattttgtCCCACTAgtatatttccctgatatcatgatacatcttcgtttCTCCAGGATGAACTGAATAACGAGAAtaatgagtttctcccataacctgttgGTGCAGCCCTTGCcgtattaggaacacataattaTCCTCGATAtatgaggactccatctcctgtaatctcaaatggtgtattctccaTTTGAAGGGCTatatctctgtaatgagctagcacatgatcctcatactggcgttccttcacttcagttactaaagaggatgtcatatcctgaatagtaactctggtatcacctaAATCCAGTAATCGAACTTCAAGACTAGCTAGTtcatgaatctcatgggctatctcactcttctctggctgtaaatatgataggctacccatagatctatggcTGAGAGCGTCGggtactacattcgccttccttggatggtataaaatatcaacatcatagtctttcagtagctccaaccattgCCTTTGATGTAAATTtaattctttttgcttgaagatatactaaaGGCTCAtatgatccatatagatatcaacatgtataccatacaaatagtgcctacacatctttagtgcatgaatcaccgtggctaactctaaatcgtggttgggtaattcttctcgtgctttcttagttgtctagaagcataaacgacaaccttaccatgctgcatcaatacacaacctaatccaatgcccgaagtatcacaatagatagcataaccatcggttcccTCTAGGAGTGTCAGAATCGGTGCTGAAGTCAatttgtccttcaatgcctggaaactactctcacaagcatcagtccactgaaacttagttgccttctcagtcaactttgtcaatggtgctgaaagagaagaaatagccctctacaaatctcctgtgaTAACTTGCCAAAACAAGGAAGCTATGAACCTCCaccggtgtcgtgggtctaggccaagtcttcactgcctcaatcttctgtgtatcaacccggataccctcacctgaaataatatgcccaaggaaagctacagagttcatatttagagaattttgcgtacaacttcattttttgtagaactctgagcacaatACGCAAATGATATGCATGCTCAGCCTCTAAAggggaataaaccaaaatattatCCAAAAATACAATCATGAaaagatctagaaagggtctgaacacatgGTTCATCAAGTctatgaatactgctggggcattggtcaaaccaaacgacataacacgaaactcaaagtgcatgtatctggtcctgaatgatgcattcggaatatctttctctttaacccttacttgatggtacccagacctcaagtctatcttcaaCAAACACCTGGCaacctgcaactgatcaaataaatcatcaatcctcgggagcgggtaaTTTTTCTTAATTGTCTCCTTattcaactacctgtaatcaatacacatccgcaaggaacaatctttctttctcacaaataatACAGGTGCTCCCCCACGGTGATATAttgggtctgataaagccttttttaagcaaatccctcagttgttctttcaactctctcaactCTGCATGTtccattctataaggaggaataaATATCGGCAGAGTATCTGGTAATATATCAAGAGCAAACTTAACTCCCGCCCTGGCGGAAGGCCTAGAACCTCATCGGAAAAAAACATCAAAAAACTCATTAACCACCGAGATAGACTGAAGGGTCGAtgactctgctttcacatcctgtacttgaactaagtgataaatatagccctttctgatcattttccttgccttgagaaaggaaataaacctacctcttggTGATGCattattacctttccactccagaaATGGCTCCCCTCGAAACTGGAACCGAACCATAATTGATCTgcaatcaacgttagcataacaagaagccaaccaatccatacccattataacatcaaattctaccatatgtAACTCAATCAAGTCTGCCAATGTAGAACGACTATGAATtactactatacaatctctatatacccatctagctatcactggatccccaacaggtgtagacaccgcAAAAAgtttaatcaactcaggttctatcccaaacttactagcaatcTATAGAgtgacatacgataaggtggaacctggatcaataaaTGCATATACATGATATGAAGAGACTGATAATATAtttgtaacaacatcaggtgacgactcctGATCCTATCAACCCGCTAAAGCATAAATGAGGTTCTGAGgatcgctcgagctagatgctctatTTCTACCTCTACCATGACCGATTGGTGCCTGTGAACCTTGCCtaggggggcgtactgatgatgacgaactagCTACAGATCTCGCTGGTTCaactatacctgcaccacctctcgttggaaaatctctcataacgtggcctgcATACCGGCACTGCCTGGCATGTTGCTTACCACACTGAGAACATCACGGAaagggcggcctcatctgacttgactcacccctatactgagaactaatGGCCCTGAAACTCTGACTGGGCCCTGGATATGTGGAGcgatcaaatctcctaccagCAAACTGAGGGGGCACTAGCCGATGGCTtggctggatacctcgggtactaCTGTCTCTGACTACCTCGAAACTCACTAGAAGGAcctgaagatctcgctctcttactctagACCCTATCATGCTCTCTATCGaccctctgcttctgcttctgcttacaCTCCTCTACACCTTGTGCGTATGCATGAATACGACAAATATACAtgcctggctgaagtgagaccaacatacagtcattaagcaggtgcggctctaaccccatcataaaccggtgaacccgatcctccatcttagctacaatactAGGAGCATACCTaaccaaagaatcaaactgaaggttgtactcctgGTCACCCATATTACCCTACCAAAGGGTCAAGAATATATtgactctggcccgtctaagttCTGGTTgcaaataatgatgaagaaaagcctctgtaaactcctgGCATACTTCTGGAAGGGAATCCTCACCCctagacaactcccaagactcataccaattaactgcaacatccagAAATCTATAGGAATCTatctcaactgactcagtcgttgtggccttcattaccctcaaagtcctctgcatcctatcgataaatacctcaAGGTCCTTGTTTGGATCTTCTCCAGTGAATAccagagggtccaaattaataaaatcatgaacCCTTGTGccgatggccctatctgcatgtcCAATACCTACCTCCTAGTGCCGAGCCAGTGCggccactaatcgagtcaatagctgaatatcatctctcatctcctgacctggTGCATCTGGCTAGGGAGCTGGGGCAGGTGCTGGAGCAGGTGCCCTTCGAATCTTCTCTGGAGAGGGCAGGGTATGTGAAGTTTGATATGGAGTCTCACTCTGAGACTCTCCCTGagacctggtaactcgtggcgctcggCTCATAGTCTCATCAGCCACAGACTTGCCCTTCTAGCGGTTGTGGCCTTTttaggcatcgctgaaaacataacatatcattagaaaaatgaatccttatatcgcatgatctaagataagaagggaaGGTAACATCATATATGCCCTACaacctcctgtttataagtgtggtgcattacacattcataaacaagactctactagacacggtcaaTAGACAACCATAGGACAGAACTGTGCTGATACTACTTTTGTCATgatccaaaccgatgggccatgatgaGTGCCCGAGTcatacctgtcgaacacccttaagtATACGTCTAgaatataaacatgaaatagggGTAGGTCATGTATAACATTTGTCAATAAACTGCtaaatcatgtgaataacatacgtgaggaaacatgcccaaaagacatatatacatgcagaatacggtagggcgagctgaCAAGGCTGCTATGGACaactatatatcaaaatagaagccgacaaggccacacatTATCCAACAatacatgactatctacagacctctaatagagtgtacaattgTAAAAAGGACGGGGCTaagccccgtcatacccatatatgtatacaaaaatatcgtaccaaaacccaataacagctccggatcaaatggagcacaccaactctcgctgagcaaggatcctagGAAGGGGACGGTcaacctgtctacctgcacctgcgggcatgaaacgcatgcCCCCAGGAAatagggacgtcagtacgaataatataccgagtaggtaaatcataaaaatcagtatataaaaaACATGAAAGAAACGTGGAGTAAAAGActtaacctgtaagtctgaatagctctgtgaaacatgaatttataatgtcatgcatatacatataaatatcacatcatgcataggtatatgcgtacataacatcatcaagcctccgagggcaacccatcatatcatctcggcctcaatgggcgaaatcatcaacgtatacagttgatcaggtggtggtgcgtttataacgccataaccttttcccataccccatatacatataatatacgcgtatataacaccatctggtcatgggtcaatatacatgtataaatgaatgcaatgcataatgaagtaagccaataagatctctcagaatgtcataagatcaatatgccttcggttaatatcccaaataaactttatcaacttacatattttctgagacccatgaacagacgatatgataagAGGACATTTGTGAAAGTTAtgtgtttgctcatttcgttgtatcatatggatcatgccaaaaggaaagaagggatattcttaacataccttatagaaaTCTGTCCAATAACAATGCTAAACACAGCTcactgcaccttaatctacaacaacgacagTGAAGCTATTGTCATGCTACGA
Protein-coding sequences here:
- the LOC138898488 gene encoding uncharacterized protein, with the translated sequence MGDQEYNLQFDSLVRSIMVRFQFRGEPFLEWKGNNASPRAPLTKLTEKATKFQWTDACESSFQALKDKLTSAPILTLLEGTDGYAIYCDTSGIGLGCYIFKQKELNLHQRQWLELLKDYDVDILYHPRKANVVPDALSHRSMGSLSYLQPEKSEIAHEIHELASLEVRLLDLGDTRVTIQDMTSSLVTEVKERQYEDHVLAHYRDIALQMENTPFEITGDGVLIYRG